The Haloplanus salinarum genome includes a region encoding these proteins:
- a CDS encoding DUF5787 family protein, whose amino-acid sequence MSDGVPGDAEFGFELVTCRWAERAWPPEPDRETDAVPVVARQLGTRNRRWDTVVVEADPAGLAARAAFGERALDSDLLHVVRHAPAEWAWYRDALPEPGYPWRYVRAAVHRAADRDVVETRRAGNRIEIRRIAPYPDWIRRIVAIENKPDLSASAARRLGDQMDHDVTTALADEVWVATAATGEAVEPALLEDLPVEAGVLVLDFDGDDPDARVAWHPAALDPSADTSLSAETKAGKRLELAERAYGDGWRSYVETMRPDCRWFELRSESGALVPWCAAAECHQTAGECSGSCPEFQPEPPSWRTRGWPIEGGPGKGIRRLLARRRRRVRAFDPEA is encoded by the coding sequence GTGAGCGACGGCGTTCCCGGCGACGCGGAGTTCGGCTTCGAACTCGTCACCTGCCGGTGGGCCGAGCGCGCGTGGCCGCCGGAACCGGACCGCGAGACGGACGCCGTCCCGGTCGTCGCCCGCCAACTCGGCACCCGGAACCGCCGCTGGGACACCGTGGTCGTCGAGGCCGATCCGGCGGGGCTGGCGGCCCGCGCGGCCTTCGGGGAGCGGGCCCTCGACTCCGACCTGCTGCACGTCGTCCGACACGCGCCGGCCGAGTGGGCGTGGTATCGCGACGCCCTCCCCGAACCGGGCTACCCGTGGCGGTACGTCCGCGCGGCCGTCCACCGGGCGGCCGACCGGGACGTCGTCGAGACCCGACGGGCGGGCAACCGGATCGAGATCCGACGGATCGCCCCCTACCCCGACTGGATCCGCCGGATCGTCGCTATCGAGAACAAACCCGACCTCTCGGCGAGCGCGGCGCGACGCCTCGGCGACCAGATGGACCACGACGTGACGACGGCCCTCGCCGACGAGGTGTGGGTCGCGACGGCCGCCACCGGCGAGGCCGTCGAACCCGCGCTGCTCGAGGACCTCCCCGTCGAGGCTGGCGTGCTGGTGCTGGATTTCGACGGCGACGACCCGGACGCGCGGGTGGCGTGGCATCCGGCCGCCCTCGACCCGAGCGCCGACACGTCGCTGTCGGCGGAGACGAAGGCGGGAAAGCGGCTCGAACTCGCCGAGCGCGCTTACGGCGACGGCTGGCGGTCCTACGTCGAGACGATGCGTCCGGACTGTCGCTGGTTCGAACTGCGGTCGGAATCGGGGGCGTTGGTCCCCTGGTGTGCGGCCGCGGAGTGCCACCAGACGGCCGGGGAGTGTTCGGGCTCCTGTCCCGAGTTCCAGCCCGAACCGCCGTCCTGGCGCACCCGCGGGTGGCCCATCGAGGGCGGGCCCGGGAAGGGGATCCGGCGGTTGCTGGCGCGGCGCCGTCGTCGGGTCCGGGCGTTCGACCCCGAGGCCTGA
- a CDS encoding enoyl-CoA hydratase/isomerase family protein, protein MSWNTVTLDVDDGIARLTVDRPDALNAMNTETLDEITAAIAEAEAESARVLVLTGAGDDAFIAGADIDYMKEFSTPEALAYAERGQSVVRDLRSFPGVTIAAINGYAFGGGCEFALACDLRVASERAVVGQTEIDLGIIPGWGGTQLLQRLVSDETARRLIFFGERLDAQDAYERGLVGEVVAHDDLYDHVDEMAAELASKPRHALYAAKEALDAYHETAGEGGFTVERRAWSGLFGTADQREGMDAFVEKRDPEFE, encoded by the coding sequence GTGTCCTGGAACACCGTCACGCTCGATGTCGACGACGGAATCGCCCGTCTCACGGTCGACCGCCCCGACGCGCTGAACGCGATGAACACCGAGACGCTGGACGAGATCACGGCGGCCATCGCGGAGGCCGAAGCCGAGTCGGCGCGGGTGCTCGTCCTCACGGGCGCCGGCGACGACGCGTTCATCGCCGGGGCCGACATCGACTACATGAAGGAGTTCTCGACGCCGGAGGCGCTCGCCTACGCCGAGCGCGGCCAGTCGGTCGTCCGCGACCTGCGGTCGTTCCCCGGCGTGACCATCGCCGCGATCAACGGCTACGCCTTCGGCGGCGGCTGCGAGTTCGCCCTCGCCTGTGACCTGCGGGTGGCGAGCGAGCGAGCGGTCGTCGGGCAGACCGAGATCGACCTCGGGATCATCCCCGGGTGGGGCGGCACGCAGCTCCTCCAGCGGCTCGTGTCCGACGAGACGGCGCGCCGGCTGATCTTCTTCGGCGAACGCCTCGACGCGCAGGACGCCTACGAACGGGGACTCGTCGGCGAGGTGGTCGCCCACGACGACCTCTACGACCACGTCGACGAGATGGCGGCGGAGCTCGCGTCCAAGCCCCGCCATGCCCTCTATGCGGCCAAGGAGGCGCTCGACGCCTACCACGAGACCGCCGGCGAGGGCGGCTTCACCGTCGAACGCCGGGCCTGGAGCGGCCTGTTCGGCACCGCCGACCAGCGCGAGGGGATGGACGCCTTCGTCGAGAAGCGCGACCCCGAGTTCGAGTGA
- a CDS encoding bis(5'-nucleosyl)-tetraphosphatase, which translates to MTVEATSAGAILFRDTRGHREYLLLKSRPGDWEFPKGGVEGDEELQQTAIREVTEEAGIEDFRLIDGFRKEYDYVFEAGGNTIHKTVHLFIARSFEASAELSNEHRDLQWRDYEQAINTITQDGPREILEEAHEYLDELVAEAEAEDGDRTYVG; encoded by the coding sequence ATGACGGTCGAAGCGACCAGTGCTGGAGCCATCCTCTTCCGCGACACCCGTGGCCACCGGGAGTACCTCCTCCTGAAGAGCCGACCGGGGGACTGGGAGTTCCCCAAAGGCGGGGTCGAGGGGGACGAGGAACTCCAGCAGACTGCGATCAGAGAGGTTACCGAGGAGGCCGGAATCGAGGATTTCCGGCTCATCGACGGCTTTCGAAAGGAGTACGACTACGTGTTCGAGGCCGGCGGCAACACCATCCACAAGACGGTCCACCTGTTCATCGCCCGCTCGTTCGAGGCCAGCGCCGAACTCTCGAACGAGCACCGCGACCTGCAGTGGCGGGACTACGAGCAGGCTATCAACACCATCACACAGGATGGTCCCCGCGAGATACTGGAGGAGGCCCACGAATACCTCGACGAACTCGTGGCCGAGGCCGAAGCCGAGGACGGCGACCGGACGTACGTCGGGTGA
- a CDS encoding heavy-metal-associated domain-containing protein, with protein sequence MSRTIGVEGLSCEHCERTVEEALADVDGVTAARADHETDTATVEGDAETAALVDAVAAAGYDGSAPAVERTA encoded by the coding sequence ATGTCACGAACGATCGGCGTGGAGGGACTGTCCTGCGAGCACTGCGAACGGACGGTCGAGGAGGCGCTGGCGGACGTCGACGGCGTCACGGCCGCGAGGGCCGACCACGAGACGGATACGGCGACCGTCGAGGGTGACGCGGAGACGGCGGCGCTCGTCGATGCGGTGGCGGCCGCGGGCTACGACGGGTCGGCGCCGGCGGTCGAACGGACGGCCTGA
- a CDS encoding uS10/mL48 family ribosomal protein, whose protein sequence is MAFVTKLSFQSGDREVLESLVTDLKRMVERKGAECKGPHSSPPERLTVPQYRTLQPGEQFDSWEYTSYSRRLEIHGSDDVAGRVGHMDFPDSVHVEIEVDRKKPLGYRNE, encoded by the coding sequence ATGGCCTTCGTCACCAAACTCAGTTTCCAGAGCGGGGACCGCGAGGTGCTGGAGTCGCTCGTGACCGACCTGAAGCGGATGGTCGAGCGCAAGGGCGCCGAATGCAAGGGACCTCACTCCTCGCCGCCGGAACGGCTCACCGTCCCCCAGTACCGGACCCTCCAACCGGGCGAGCAGTTCGATTCCTGGGAGTACACCAGCTACTCCCGACGACTGGAGATCCACGGCAGCGACGACGTCGCTGGTCGGGTCGGACATATGGACTTCCCCGACAGCGTCCACGTCGAAATCGAGGTCGACCGCAAGAAACCGCTCGGCTACCGGAACGAGTAG
- a CDS encoding MFS transporter, whose product MGLLDLDRRVFALGLARMADAVGNSFLIVVLPLYLASGQVPIESLVGARVSLLGASLTITEYLLVGIVLSLFGFLNSLAQPFTGRLSDRTGRRRAFILFGLLLLGAASGAYALVSSYWLVVLLRVLQGVGAAFTIPCTVALVNELATGHDRGSNFGVFNTFRLIGFGFGPIVAGLVVEARGFDAAFAVAVTGAAVSFLTVWAFVSDPERPETAASDDLSVAVRGDDRLLDPVFTLGLGTVAMGICIAMFATLEGRINERLGQGTLWFGLQFGAVTLANVAFQIPIGRAADRYGRRPFLLAGFCLLVPTTVAQGYVLSPAPMTVTRFLLGVAVALVFAPSLAVAGDLAREGESGTTLSVLTMAFGLGVAIGPLASGYLERFGFAVPFLAAGMLATLALVLVSTQVGETGDPQRTVDWPWSPGD is encoded by the coding sequence ATGGGGCTGCTGGATCTGGACCGCCGCGTGTTCGCGCTCGGCCTGGCGCGGATGGCCGACGCCGTCGGCAACTCCTTTCTGATCGTCGTCCTCCCGCTGTATCTGGCGAGCGGCCAGGTGCCTATCGAGTCGCTCGTCGGGGCCCGGGTGTCGCTGCTCGGCGCGTCGCTGACGATCACGGAGTACCTGCTCGTCGGCATCGTCCTCTCGCTTTTCGGCTTCCTGAACAGCCTCGCCCAGCCGTTCACCGGCCGCCTCTCCGACCGGACGGGCCGGCGGCGCGCCTTCATCCTCTTTGGCCTCCTGTTGCTCGGCGCCGCGAGCGGCGCCTACGCCCTCGTCTCGTCCTACTGGCTCGTGGTCCTCCTGCGGGTTCTCCAGGGGGTCGGCGCCGCCTTCACCATCCCCTGTACCGTGGCGCTGGTGAACGAACTCGCGACCGGCCACGACCGCGGGAGCAACTTCGGCGTGTTCAACACCTTCCGGCTGATCGGCTTCGGGTTCGGTCCGATCGTCGCCGGTCTCGTCGTCGAGGCCCGGGGCTTCGACGCGGCCTTCGCCGTCGCCGTCACCGGCGCCGCGGTCAGCTTCCTGACCGTCTGGGCGTTCGTCTCCGATCCGGAACGCCCGGAGACGGCCGCGAGCGACGACCTCTCCGTGGCCGTCCGCGGCGACGACCGCCTCCTCGATCCGGTGTTCACCCTCGGTCTCGGCACCGTCGCCATGGGGATCTGTATCGCCATGTTCGCCACCCTCGAAGGCCGGATCAACGAGCGACTCGGGCAGGGGACGCTCTGGTTCGGCCTCCAGTTCGGCGCCGTCACCCTCGCCAACGTCGCCTTCCAGATCCCGATCGGTCGGGCCGCCGACCGCTACGGGCGCCGCCCGTTCCTCCTCGCGGGCTTCTGTCTGCTCGTCCCCACCACCGTCGCCCAGGGTTACGTCCTCTCCCCGGCGCCGATGACGGTCACCCGCTTCCTGCTCGGCGTCGCCGTGGCCCTCGTCTTCGCCCCGTCGCTCGCCGTCGCCGGCGACCTGGCCCGCGAGGGCGAATCGGGGACCACCCTCTCCGTGCTGACGATGGCCTTCGGCCTCGGCGTCGCCATCGGCCCCCTCGCCTCGGGCTATCTGGAGCGGTTCGGGTTCGCCGTTCCCTTCCTCGCGGCCGGGATGCTCGCGACGCTCGCGCTCGTGCTCGTGAGCACGCAGGTCGGCGAGACGGGTGACCCCCAGCGGACCGTCGACTGGCCGTGGTCGCCCGGGGACTGA
- a CDS encoding DUF5797 family protein, with product MTLSPEERDRLADIVRLQPTKNKELQERWGFDSGSEVHGYLEAHLSDYYYRNDDSYICATPEAAELTDAEPGMEGDEDGPQVIRVPELEAQVFEVVAGPAERSESVVSVLQKVRATFDADPEVDAVREALQSLRRKGVVEVVYRTVPTFKLAVDRERVDVEVVDS from the coding sequence ATGACGCTGTCCCCGGAGGAACGTGACCGACTGGCGGATATCGTCCGCCTCCAGCCGACGAAGAACAAGGAGCTACAGGAGCGCTGGGGGTTCGACAGCGGCAGCGAGGTGCACGGATATCTGGAGGCACATCTGAGCGATTACTACTACCGAAACGACGACAGCTACATCTGTGCGACCCCGGAGGCGGCCGAACTCACGGACGCCGAACCGGGGATGGAGGGCGACGAGGACGGGCCACAGGTCATCCGCGTGCCGGAACTCGAAGCCCAGGTGTTCGAGGTGGTGGCCGGCCCGGCGGAGCGCTCCGAGAGCGTCGTGAGCGTCCTCCAGAAGGTGCGGGCGACGTTCGACGCCGACCCCGAGGTCGACGCCGTCCGCGAGGCGCTCCAGAGCCTCCGTCGCAAGGGGGTCGTCGAGGTGGTGTACCGCACCGTCCCGACGTTCAAACTGGCCGTCGACCGGGAGCGCGTCGACGTCGAAGTCGTCGACTCCTGA
- a CDS encoding amidohydrolase, whose translation MSLDGPDHEALLDLRRDLHRHPEPAWREFYTTARLVDELETRPLDELYVGPEVLSEDRRGVPDEAELATWAERAVDAGARADVVDRLAGGHTGLVAVLRRGPGPTVGVRVDIDGLPITEAEDADHLPASEGFRSENEGYMHACGHDAHATVGVGVVDAIAAGDFEGTLKVFFQPAEETVSGGEPMAQGGHLDDVDYLLALHVGLDHPTGQVVAGIDGFLAVSHFDAEFSGASAHAGGHPERGRNAVQAMATAVQNLYSIPRHHDGATRVNAGRVGGGTASNIVPEAAFIEGEVRGETTDLMEYMDDHAMRVLRSAAETHDCEVEVEYAGRAPSGESDGELAAVVADVAGDTAGVDSIRDRDTLGGSEDATYLMQRVQARGGLASYVCVGTDHPDGHHTPAFDVDEETIRIAVDVLSGAVERIGAERP comes from the coding sequence ATGAGCCTCGACGGCCCGGATCACGAAGCGCTACTGGACCTGCGCCGTGACCTCCATCGCCACCCCGAACCCGCGTGGCGGGAGTTCTACACGACTGCCCGCCTCGTCGACGAACTCGAGACGCGCCCGCTCGACGAACTGTACGTCGGCCCCGAGGTACTCTCCGAGGACCGCCGAGGCGTGCCCGACGAGGCCGAACTCGCGACGTGGGCCGAACGGGCGGTCGACGCCGGGGCCCGCGCGGACGTGGTCGACCGACTGGCCGGCGGCCACACCGGCCTCGTCGCGGTGCTCCGGCGCGGCCCGGGGCCGACGGTCGGGGTCCGGGTCGACATCGACGGCCTTCCGATCACCGAGGCCGAGGACGCCGATCACCTCCCCGCGAGCGAGGGCTTTCGCTCCGAGAACGAGGGATATATGCACGCCTGCGGCCACGACGCCCACGCGACCGTCGGCGTCGGCGTCGTCGACGCCATCGCGGCGGGTGACTTCGAGGGGACGCTGAAGGTATTCTTCCAGCCCGCCGAGGAGACCGTCTCCGGCGGCGAGCCGATGGCCCAGGGCGGCCACCTCGACGACGTGGACTACCTGCTCGCGCTCCACGTCGGTCTCGATCACCCCACCGGCCAGGTGGTCGCGGGGATCGACGGCTTCCTTGCGGTGAGCCACTTCGACGCCGAGTTCTCGGGCGCCTCGGCCCACGCGGGCGGCCACCCCGAGCGCGGCCGCAACGCGGTTCAGGCCATGGCGACGGCGGTCCAGAACCTCTACTCGATCCCCCGCCACCACGACGGGGCTACCCGCGTCAACGCCGGCCGCGTCGGCGGCGGCACCGCCTCGAACATCGTCCCCGAGGCGGCGTTCATCGAGGGCGAGGTGCGCGGCGAGACGACCGACCTGATGGAGTACATGGACGACCACGCGATGCGGGTCCTCCGGTCCGCCGCCGAGACCCACGACTGCGAGGTGGAGGTCGAGTACGCGGGCCGGGCGCCGAGCGGCGAGAGCGACGGCGAACTCGCCGCGGTGGTCGCGGACGTGGCCGGTGACACCGCGGGCGTCGACTCGATCCGCGACCGCGACACGCTCGGCGGGAGCGAGGACGCCACCTACCTGATGCAGCGAGTCCAGGCGCGGGGCGGCCTCGCCTCTTATGTCTGTGTCGGCACCGACCACCCGGACGGGCACCACACCCCGGCCTTCGACGTGGACGAGGAGACGATCCGGATCGCGGTCGACGTGCTGTCGGGGGCGGTCGAACGGATCGGCGCGGAGCGACCGTGA
- a CDS encoding DUF7513 family protein, translating into MNVGKFFEGWTFRTNRPAYAAGDELTAYVTGYANGTARVRIGDTIIALPDAERGLGDRLVRLRITEFDDAESRGTGELLDVVEGDA; encoded by the coding sequence ATGAACGTCGGCAAGTTCTTCGAGGGCTGGACGTTCCGGACGAACCGCCCGGCGTACGCGGCGGGCGACGAACTCACCGCCTACGTCACCGGCTACGCGAACGGGACGGCACGGGTTCGGATCGGCGATACGATCATCGCGCTCCCGGACGCGGAGCGCGGACTCGGCGACCGGCTGGTACGGCTCCGCATCACCGAGTTCGACGACGCCGAGAGCCGGGGAACGGGTGAACTCCTCGACGTCGTCGAGGGGGACGCGTAG
- a CDS encoding heavy metal translocating P-type ATPase, which produces MDPRTTRLDITGMSCANCSATVGDALTTLDGVSDATVNYATDEGTVEYDPEAVSLREIVAAVEDAGYGVVTETATFGIADLSCANCAETTEAALDGVPGVVEATVNYATDEAQVTYVSGATSPDELHEAVADAGYTPVREGEDDTGTVDAPDARDTARRAEIRRQRRLTVFGAALAAPLLLLLVEELLLGGSYLPDRLLGVPFHWVGFLLATPVQVLLGRPFYRNAYTALVRNRRANMDVLIALGSTTAYVYSVAVLLDLVAGRVYFDTAALILVFITLGNYLEARSKGQAGEALRKLLEMEAETATLVDADGAEREVPVEDVAVGDRMKVRPGERIPTDGVVVDGTSAVDESMVTGESVPVEKGAGDEVVGATINENGVLVVEATRVGADTALQEIVRTVKEAQSRQPDIQNLADRISAYFVPAVIANALLWGVLWFLFPETLAAVVEWVPLWGLVAGGPAVAGGTVSTFEFAVVVFASAVLIACPCALGLATPAATMVGTTIGASNGVLFKGGDVLERARDVDTVVFDKTGTLTEGEMQLTDVVAFADGRPTTDDGAAADGGRVAVRERPTENEVLRLAATAERGSEHPLARAIVDGARARGIDVGDPEDFENVPGRGVRATVDGATVLVGNRRLLRDAGIDPAPAAETMERLESEGKTAMLVGRVPAAGVGELLGVVADADTVKPSASEAVSALRARDLDVMMLTGDNERTARAVADRVGIDPGNVRAEVLPEDKSDAVAAIQDEGREAMMVGDGVNDAPALAVASVGCAIGSGTDVAIEAADVTLMRDDPRDVVKAIRISDATLRKIRQNLVWALGYNTAMIPLASLGLLQPVLAAGAMALSSVSVLANSLLFRRYTPDDDYRVLGRFR; this is translated from the coding sequence ATGGATCCACGCACCACCCGGCTCGACATCACGGGGATGTCGTGTGCCAACTGCTCGGCCACGGTCGGGGACGCCCTGACGACCCTCGACGGCGTATCCGACGCGACGGTCAACTACGCCACCGACGAGGGGACCGTCGAGTACGACCCCGAGGCGGTGTCGCTCCGCGAGATCGTCGCGGCCGTCGAGGACGCGGGCTACGGCGTGGTCACGGAGACCGCGACCTTCGGGATCGCCGACCTGTCGTGTGCGAACTGTGCGGAGACGACCGAGGCGGCGCTCGACGGCGTCCCCGGCGTCGTCGAGGCGACGGTCAACTACGCCACCGACGAGGCCCAGGTCACCTACGTCTCCGGGGCCACGTCCCCCGACGAACTCCACGAGGCCGTCGCGGACGCGGGATACACGCCGGTCCGCGAGGGGGAGGACGACACGGGGACCGTCGACGCACCCGACGCCCGCGACACCGCGCGCCGGGCGGAGATCCGCCGACAGCGCCGGCTGACGGTCTTCGGGGCGGCGCTCGCGGCGCCGCTCCTCCTCCTCCTCGTCGAGGAACTCCTGCTCGGGGGTAGTTACCTCCCCGACCGACTCCTCGGCGTCCCGTTCCACTGGGTGGGGTTCCTGCTCGCCACGCCCGTGCAGGTCCTCCTCGGGCGGCCGTTCTACCGGAACGCCTACACGGCGCTCGTGAGGAACCGCCGCGCCAACATGGACGTCCTCATCGCCCTCGGGTCGACGACGGCGTACGTCTACTCCGTCGCAGTCCTGCTGGATCTGGTCGCGGGACGGGTCTACTTCGACACCGCGGCGCTCATCCTCGTGTTCATCACGCTCGGCAACTACCTGGAGGCCCGGTCGAAGGGGCAGGCCGGCGAGGCGCTCCGGAAACTGCTGGAGATGGAGGCCGAGACGGCGACGCTCGTCGACGCCGACGGCGCCGAACGCGAGGTTCCCGTCGAGGACGTCGCGGTCGGCGACCGGATGAAGGTCCGGCCGGGCGAGCGGATCCCCACCGACGGCGTCGTGGTCGACGGGACCAGCGCGGTCGACGAGTCGATGGTGACCGGCGAGTCCGTCCCCGTCGAGAAGGGCGCGGGCGACGAGGTCGTCGGCGCCACGATCAACGAGAACGGCGTGCTCGTCGTCGAGGCGACGCGGGTCGGCGCCGACACGGCGCTCCAGGAGATCGTCCGCACGGTCAAGGAGGCCCAGTCGCGCCAGCCCGACATCCAGAACCTCGCCGACCGCATCTCCGCGTACTTCGTCCCCGCGGTGATCGCGAATGCCCTCCTGTGGGGTGTCCTCTGGTTTCTCTTCCCCGAGACACTCGCCGCCGTCGTCGAGTGGGTGCCGCTGTGGGGCCTCGTCGCCGGCGGCCCCGCGGTCGCCGGCGGCACCGTCTCGACCTTCGAGTTCGCGGTCGTCGTCTTCGCCTCGGCGGTTCTCATCGCCTGCCCCTGTGCGCTAGGGCTGGCGACGCCCGCGGCGACGATGGTGGGGACGACCATCGGCGCGAGCAACGGCGTCCTGTTCAAGGGCGGCGACGTCCTCGAACGCGCCCGCGACGTGGACACGGTCGTCTTCGACAAGACCGGCACGCTGACCGAAGGGGAGATGCAGTTGACCGACGTGGTCGCCTTCGCGGACGGGCGGCCGACGACCGACGACGGGGCAGCCGCCGACGGGGGCCGGGTGGCCGTCCGCGAGCGCCCGACCGAGAACGAGGTCCTCCGCCTCGCCGCGACGGCCGAACGCGGGAGCGAACACCCCTTGGCCCGCGCTATCGTCGACGGCGCCCGGGCGCGCGGCATCGACGTGGGCGACCCCGAGGACTTCGAGAACGTCCCCGGACGGGGCGTCCGGGCGACGGTCGACGGGGCGACGGTCCTCGTCGGCAACCGGAGACTCCTGCGCGACGCCGGGATCGATCCCGCGCCCGCCGCCGAGACGATGGAACGGCTGGAATCCGAGGGGAAGACGGCGATGCTGGTCGGCCGGGTTCCCGCCGCAGGCGTCGGTGAACTCCTCGGGGTCGTCGCCGACGCCGACACGGTGAAACCGAGCGCGAGCGAGGCCGTGAGCGCGCTCCGGGCCCGCGACCTCGACGTGATGATGCTCACCGGCGACAACGAGCGCACCGCGCGCGCGGTGGCCGACCGGGTGGGAATCGATCCCGGGAACGTCCGAGCGGAGGTGCTCCCCGAGGACAAGTCGGACGCGGTGGCGGCGATCCAGGACGAGGGCCGGGAGGCGATGATGGTCGGCGACGGCGTGAACGACGCCCCCGCCCTCGCCGTCGCGTCCGTCGGCTGTGCCATCGGCTCGGGGACCGACGTGGCCATCGAGGCCGCGGACGTGACGCTGATGCGCGACGACCCCCGCGACGTGGTGAAGGCCATCCGGATCTCGGACGCGACCCTCCGGAAGATCCGGCAGAACCTCGTGTGGGCGCTCGGCTACAACACCGCGATGATCCCGCTCGCCTCGCTCGGCTTGCTCCAGCCGGTCCTCGCCGCGGGGGCGATGGCCCTCTCCAGCGTCTCGGTGCTGGCCAACAGCCTCCTCTTCCGGCGGTACACGCCGGACGACGACTACCGGGTCCTCGGGCGGTTCCGCTGA
- a CDS encoding Na+/H+ antiporter NhaC family protein: MSETDLPDGPPEESRVEFYGGRAMSALPLAIFIVWAIVQSGLLGIGDTSGLVVGMLVGLIVGMLFVKGNWKSYADVIFEGMTQRVAATAVVAWLWAGMFADTIQAGGFVDGLVWASSAADVGAALFPALTFVFAALLATGIGTGYGTAVAFTSLVFPAGVLLGADPVLLFGAILSGAVFGDNLAPVSDTTIVSAVTQNADIGGVVASRFKYAIVAAVLALASYVVAGRAMAGEPLDVAATAGAGAGPLGLVHLLSILVVIGTAVLGRHIIEAVSWGLIVSVVLNLALGLAPASAMLVFRSTSESGIAATLDTLPVVGSVIEIAPDASATVGGSLYTGALGFFPLIVLVLLIVGAAQVMRAGGGFAAIEEWLLEHVATTVRRAETTMVIGTAIVNATITINTAAEIAIAPFIRTLGQRFNINGYRRANILDANTSALGYIFPWGGGVLAGYAAMIQLPQQFDWFTEAMLANPAAVWPYVFHGWFLVAVFLVAAWTGYGLEYVPDRRSEEVARV; this comes from the coding sequence ATGAGCGAAACCGACCTCCCCGACGGTCCACCCGAGGAGTCACGCGTCGAATTCTACGGTGGCCGGGCGATGAGCGCCCTCCCGCTCGCGATATTCATCGTCTGGGCTATCGTCCAGAGCGGCCTACTTGGCATCGGCGACACCTCCGGTCTCGTCGTCGGCATGCTCGTCGGCCTCATCGTCGGCATGCTGTTCGTGAAGGGTAACTGGAAGAGTTACGCCGACGTCATCTTCGAGGGGATGACCCAGCGCGTGGCCGCGACGGCCGTCGTCGCCTGGCTCTGGGCCGGCATGTTCGCCGACACCATCCAGGCCGGCGGCTTCGTCGACGGCCTCGTGTGGGCGTCGAGCGCAGCCGACGTGGGCGCGGCGTTGTTCCCGGCGCTCACCTTCGTCTTCGCCGCCCTCCTGGCGACGGGTATCGGCACCGGATACGGCACGGCGGTGGCCTTTACCAGCCTCGTCTTTCCGGCCGGCGTGCTGCTCGGCGCCGATCCCGTCCTCCTGTTCGGCGCCATCCTCTCGGGTGCGGTCTTCGGCGACAACCTCGCGCCCGTCTCCGACACTACTATCGTGAGCGCGGTGACCCAGAACGCCGACATCGGCGGCGTCGTCGCCTCGCGGTTCAAGTACGCCATCGTCGCGGCGGTGCTCGCCCTGGCGAGTTACGTCGTCGCCGGACGGGCGATGGCGGGCGAACCGCTCGACGTGGCCGCGACCGCCGGCGCGGGTGCCGGCCCGCTCGGCCTCGTTCACCTACTCTCGATCCTGGTCGTCATCGGCACCGCCGTCCTGGGTCGACACATCATCGAGGCGGTCTCGTGGGGGCTGATCGTCTCGGTCGTCCTCAACCTGGCGCTCGGCCTCGCGCCCGCCTCGGCGATGCTCGTCTTCCGGTCGACGAGCGAGTCGGGGATCGCGGCGACGCTCGACACCCTGCCGGTCGTCGGGAGCGTGATCGAGATCGCACCCGACGCGTCGGCGACGGTCGGCGGCAGCCTCTACACCGGCGCGCTCGGCTTCTTCCCACTCATCGTCCTCGTCCTCCTCATCGTCGGCGCCGCGCAGGTGATGCGGGCCGGCGGCGGCTTCGCCGCCATCGAGGAGTGGCTGTTGGAGCACGTCGCGACGACGGTCCGGCGCGCCGAGACGACGATGGTCATCGGCACCGCCATCGTCAACGCCACCATCACGATCAACACGGCCGCGGAGATCGCCATCGCGCCGTTCATCCGCACGCTCGGTCAGCGGTTCAACATCAACGGGTACCGCCGGGCGAACATCCTCGACGCCAACACTTCGGCGCTCGGGTACATCTTCCCGTGGGGCGGCGGTGTGCTCGCCGGCTACGCCGCGATGATCCAGCTGCCCCAGCAGTTCGACTGGTTCACCGAGGCGATGCTCGCCAACCCCGCGGCGGTCTGGCCGTACGTCTTCCACGGCTGGTTCCTCGTCGCCGTCTTCCTCGTCGCGGCCTGGACCGGCTACGGACTCGAGTACGTCCCCGACCGACGGAGCGAGGAGGTGGCCCGCGTATGA